Proteins from a genomic interval of Nocardia sp. BMG51109:
- a CDS encoding response regulator transcription factor → MITVFLVDDHEIVRRGLVDLLSEDPELSVVGEAGTVSQALARIPALRPDVAVLDVRLPDGNGIELCRDLLSSLDDLRCLILTSFTDEQAMLDAILAGASGYVVKDVKGMELAQAVKDVGSGRSLLDNRAAAALMDRLRRGTEPEGPLTTLTEQERKLLDLLGEGLTNRQIAERMFLAEKTVKNYVSRLLTKLGMERRTQAAVYASKLRSGQSRSR, encoded by the coding sequence ATGATCACAGTTTTCCTGGTCGACGACCACGAAATCGTCCGGCGCGGCCTGGTCGACCTGCTGTCCGAGGATCCGGAGCTGAGCGTGGTCGGCGAGGCCGGCACCGTCTCGCAGGCACTGGCCCGGATCCCGGCGCTGCGGCCCGACGTCGCCGTGCTCGACGTCCGGCTGCCCGACGGCAACGGCATCGAACTGTGCCGCGACCTGCTGTCGAGCCTGGACGACCTGCGCTGCCTGATCCTCACCTCGTTCACCGACGAGCAGGCCATGCTCGACGCGATCCTCGCCGGCGCCAGCGGCTACGTCGTCAAGGACGTGAAGGGCATGGAGCTGGCCCAGGCGGTCAAGGACGTCGGGTCCGGCCGGTCGCTGCTGGACAATCGGGCCGCCGCGGCGCTGATGGACCGGCTGCGGCGTGGCACCGAGCCGGAGGGCCCGCTGACGACGCTGACCGAGCAGGAGCGCAAGCTGCTCGACCTGCTGGGCGAGGGCCTGACCAACCGGCAGATCGCCGAGCGGATGTTCCTCGCCGAGAAGACCGTGAAGAACTACGTCTCGCGGCTGCTGACCAAGCTGGGCATGGAGCGTCGCACACAGGCCGCGGTCTACGCCTCGAAACTCCGTAGCGGACAGTCACGTTCGCGCTGA
- a CDS encoding pyridoxamine 5'-phosphate oxidase family protein translates to MPRAVTDIGRSEALRLVAGAPFGRVVFTREALPAIRTVNHYVDGGEIIVRARVTDVVRPDLAVVVAFEADDIDPVRRVGWSVVVTGLARPVTDPGRLARYARVLRGWADPGTDGVLAIEPTLVTGIRLVERAAFDTGLAS, encoded by the coding sequence GTGCCCCGCGCGGTGACGGATATCGGCCGCTCCGAGGCACTGCGGTTGGTGGCCGGCGCGCCGTTCGGGCGCGTGGTGTTCACCCGGGAGGCGCTGCCGGCCATTCGCACGGTCAACCACTACGTCGACGGCGGAGAGATCATCGTGCGCGCCCGGGTGACCGACGTGGTGCGCCCGGACCTCGCGGTGGTGGTCGCCTTCGAGGCCGACGACATCGATCCCGTCCGGCGGGTGGGCTGGTCGGTCGTCGTGACCGGCCTGGCCCGCCCCGTCACCGATCCCGGACGCCTGGCCCGGTACGCGCGGGTGCTGCGGGGGTGGGCCGATCCGGGCACCGACGGCGTGCTCGCGATCGAGCCGACGCTCGTCACGGGGATCCGGCTGGTCGAGCGCGCGGCTTTCGACACCGGACTCGCGTCCTGA
- a CDS encoding CdaR family transcriptional regulator, which produces MTVTDSVQQPTALPRHRPVTAVTSGHAPRPASAEATSDSEGNAGAADTAVGVVRSCMEVALDVFRGEDIADRVARLEVIARHWADRGIGLDRLQQAVHEGFRLGADSAYVHAAPVDVGAAMSATRRQLDVLESIHVRLTRAYTRQLPAPSDSHHAATRNLAVALLRGELAGPMARHCGLAIADEYHVVAMALPAPTGTVLRGLDAVRNTTVHCIDAALAHRYGPNALSLLGADGGTLLLPVDLVTGDELGPLVAELSQVAQCPFVAAALAAAPAEVSVVARQAHELLDTAVVLHVEPGLYRMNDLGLHFQLTRPGPGRDALRAVLAPLDGHPELLQTLARHLANNLNRQRTARELRIHVNTLDYRLKRIGQLTGRDPAESGGLWQLRSALVVRQFTDGPAMAARGPLLASPLP; this is translated from the coding sequence GTGACGGTTACCGACTCGGTTCAGCAGCCGACAGCACTGCCGCGCCATCGGCCGGTCACCGCGGTGACGTCGGGCCACGCGCCGCGGCCCGCGAGTGCGGAGGCGACGAGCGATTCCGAGGGGAATGCCGGCGCGGCCGATACCGCGGTCGGCGTCGTTCGTTCGTGTATGGAGGTGGCGCTGGATGTCTTCCGCGGTGAGGATATCGCCGATCGCGTCGCGCGCCTGGAGGTGATCGCCCGGCACTGGGCCGATCGCGGCATCGGGCTGGACCGGCTGCAGCAGGCGGTGCACGAGGGATTCCGCCTGGGCGCCGATTCCGCCTACGTACATGCCGCGCCCGTCGACGTGGGCGCGGCGATGAGCGCGACCCGGCGGCAACTCGACGTCCTGGAGTCGATCCATGTCCGCCTGACCCGCGCCTACACGCGGCAGCTGCCCGCACCGTCGGATTCGCATCACGCCGCCACCCGCAACCTGGCCGTGGCCCTGCTGCGCGGTGAGCTCGCCGGGCCGATGGCGCGGCACTGCGGACTGGCGATCGCCGACGAATACCACGTCGTGGCGATGGCGCTGCCGGCGCCCACCGGCACCGTGCTGCGCGGACTCGACGCGGTGCGGAACACCACGGTGCACTGCATCGACGCCGCGCTGGCGCACCGGTACGGGCCGAACGCGCTGTCGCTGCTCGGCGCCGACGGCGGCACCCTGCTGCTGCCGGTCGACCTGGTCACCGGCGACGAACTCGGCCCGTTGGTGGCCGAGCTGTCGCAGGTCGCGCAGTGCCCGTTCGTCGCCGCCGCCCTGGCCGCCGCCCCGGCGGAGGTGTCGGTCGTCGCCCGGCAGGCGCACGAACTTCTCGATACGGCGGTGGTTCTGCACGTCGAGCCCGGTCTGTACCGGATGAACGATCTCGGTCTGCACTTCCAGCTCACCCGCCCGGGGCCCGGCCGCGACGCCCTGCGCGCCGTGCTGGCGCCGCTGGACGGCCACCCGGAACTGCTGCAGACCCTCGCCCGCCATCTCGCCAACAATCTGAACCGTCAGCGCACCGCCCGCGAGCTGCGGATCCACGTCAACACCCTGGATTACCGGCTCAAGCGGATCGGTCAGCTCACCGGCCGCGATCCGGCCGAGTCGGGGGGACTGTGGCAGCTGCGCTCCGCGCTCGTCGTCCGCCAGTTCACCGACGGACCCGCGATGGCGGCCCGTGGTCCGTTACTCGCTTCGCCGCTGCCATAG
- a CDS encoding acyl-CoA desaturase: MDNWDNSIGRVALRSGTVQRVPPAIGPPVATEPAVVVGSAVVAGSPVVAEPEVVAESPAHTGPPVVRGSEYAMLMRRVRQAGLLERRVRYYVWVAGFAAAAWLAGWVAFVLVGDSWWQLAVAVALAVVFPQFAFLGHDAGHRQIFRTRRANHLFGLIAGNLAIGVSIGWWTSNHNRHHAHPNTEDADPDIMGVLAHSDGRARAGRGLRRLIFRYQAWLFFPMLLLEGWSLHGASAKAVASWDIRDRFWEGALLGAHALGYLIVVFGVLSPVKAVVFIAVQQGLFGLYMGCTFAPNHKGMAVLTPGESADFLRRQVLTSRNVRGGRFTDIALGGLNYQIEHHLFPAMPRPSLRRARPLVARFCAERGVPYCETGLLDSYSQALRHLNAVGKATWPAEPEPVAAGAPKQPGA; this comes from the coding sequence ATGGACAACTGGGACAACTCGATCGGGCGGGTCGCGCTGCGATCCGGCACCGTGCAGCGCGTGCCGCCGGCGATCGGGCCGCCGGTGGCCACTGAGCCGGCGGTGGTAGTGGGGTCGGCCGTGGTAGCGGGGTCGCCGGTGGTCGCCGAGCCGGAGGTGGTCGCCGAGTCGCCGGCGCACACCGGGCCGCCGGTGGTGCGCGGCAGCGAGTACGCGATGCTGATGCGCCGGGTGCGGCAGGCCGGACTGCTGGAGCGGCGGGTGCGCTACTACGTCTGGGTGGCCGGGTTCGCGGCGGCCGCCTGGCTGGCCGGGTGGGTGGCGTTCGTCCTGGTGGGCGACTCGTGGTGGCAGCTGGCGGTCGCCGTGGCGCTCGCGGTGGTCTTCCCGCAGTTCGCCTTTCTCGGCCACGATGCCGGGCATCGGCAGATCTTTCGCACCCGCCGGGCCAACCACCTGTTCGGGCTGATCGCCGGCAATCTCGCCATCGGGGTGAGCATCGGCTGGTGGACCAGCAATCACAACCGGCACCACGCCCACCCCAACACCGAGGACGCCGACCCCGACATCATGGGTGTGCTGGCGCATTCCGACGGCCGGGCCCGCGCCGGGCGGGGCCTGCGGCGGCTGATCTTCCGGTATCAGGCGTGGCTGTTCTTCCCGATGCTGCTGCTGGAGGGATGGAGCCTGCACGGCGCGAGCGCCAAGGCCGTGGCGTCCTGGGACATCCGGGATCGCTTCTGGGAGGGCGCGCTGCTGGGCGCCCACGCGCTCGGCTACCTGATCGTGGTGTTCGGGGTGCTGTCGCCGGTCAAGGCGGTGGTATTCATCGCCGTGCAGCAGGGCCTGTTCGGGCTCTACATGGGCTGTACCTTCGCACCCAACCACAAGGGGATGGCGGTGCTGACCCCCGGCGAGTCCGCCGATTTCCTGCGCCGGCAGGTGCTCACCTCCCGCAACGTGCGCGGCGGCCGGTTCACCGATATCGCGCTGGGCGGCTTGAACTATCAGATCGAACACCATCTGTTCCCGGCGATGCCGCGGCCCAGCCTGCGCCGGGCGCGGCCGCTGGTGGCGCGGTTCTGCGCCGAGCGGGGCGTGCCGTACTGCGAGACCGGCCTGCTGGATTCCTACTCCCAGGCGCTGCGTCACCTGAACGCCGTCGGCAAGGCCACCTGGCCGGCCGAGCCGGAGCCGGTGGCAGCCGGTGCGCCGAAACAACCTGGCGCATAA
- a CDS encoding FadR/GntR family transcriptional regulator, with product MSGARPGTRRRLGEVRSEKLSELIARQVLHDIGDQQLPPGAQLPAESAMCERFNVGKASVREAMRILEINGLISIRTGSGGGPVVGSTDGRGYGSMSTLHFQSLGATLRDLLNARVTLEPTLAAQAAARPGPEAGAALRGFLGSSLQAGSGTEHSDFHAVLCAAGGNPILALTARALRDIWAVRMEAVMLPEDRREGVGLDRRRITEAVENHDAGEAERLMREHLESYRDYCEQNCQQVLGDVVEWW from the coding sequence GTGAGCGGAGCCAGGCCGGGGACGCGCCGGCGGCTCGGCGAGGTGCGCTCGGAGAAGCTGTCGGAACTCATCGCCCGCCAGGTGCTGCACGACATCGGCGATCAGCAGCTGCCGCCCGGGGCGCAACTGCCCGCGGAGAGCGCGATGTGCGAGCGGTTCAACGTCGGCAAGGCGTCGGTCCGCGAGGCCATGCGCATCCTGGAGATCAACGGCCTCATCTCGATCCGCACCGGCAGCGGCGGCGGGCCCGTCGTCGGCAGCACCGACGGCCGGGGCTACGGCAGCATGTCCACCCTGCACTTCCAATCCCTCGGCGCCACCCTGCGGGATCTGCTGAACGCCCGGGTGACGCTGGAGCCGACGCTGGCGGCCCAGGCCGCGGCCCGGCCGGGTCCCGAGGCGGGTGCGGCGCTGCGCGGCTTCCTGGGGAGTTCGCTCCAGGCCGGCTCCGGCACCGAGCATTCCGACTTCCATGCCGTGCTCTGCGCGGCCGGCGGCAATCCGATCCTCGCCCTGACCGCTCGGGCGCTGCGGGATATCTGGGCGGTCCGGATGGAGGCCGTGATGTTGCCGGAAGATCGGCGCGAGGGCGTCGGGCTCGACCGTCGGCGGATCACCGAGGCCGTCGAGAACCACGACGCCGGCGAGGCCGAGCGGCTGATGCGCGAGCATCTGGAGTCCTACCGCGACTACTGCGAACAGAATTGTCAGCAGGTCCTCGGCGACGTCGTCGAGTGGTGGTGA
- the mftR gene encoding mycofactocin system transcriptional regulator (MftR, the mycofactocin system transcriptional regulator, is an uncharacterized TetR family DNA-binding transcription factor. Its role is inferred by context. It occurs as part of the biosynthesis locus for mycofactocin, a partially characterized electron carrier derived from the terminal Val-Tyr dipeptide of the precursor peptide MftA, through a radical SAM enzyme-mediated process.), with translation MTSGQSPGVRGRAGRRPSTSPVELERAAFELFERDGFDETTVEGIAAAVGVSKRTFFRYFESKNDVVWGSFTEQLQAMRELFARCPPEQPVMDAVRTVVVEFNRFDPAQVPWHRKRMELILKVPALQAHSTLRYREWRDVVAEFAAARLGVAANELRPQVISHCALGVAVAGYEHWLDRPGEDLADVLDRAMSGLNSGFAL, from the coding sequence GTGACTTCCGGGCAATCGCCGGGCGTGCGCGGCCGGGCCGGTCGCAGGCCCTCGACCAGCCCCGTCGAGTTGGAGCGCGCCGCGTTCGAGCTGTTCGAGCGGGACGGGTTCGACGAGACCACCGTCGAGGGCATCGCCGCGGCGGTGGGCGTGAGCAAGCGGACGTTCTTCCGCTACTTCGAGTCGAAGAACGACGTCGTCTGGGGCAGCTTCACCGAGCAGTTGCAGGCCATGCGCGAGCTGTTCGCGCGGTGCCCGCCGGAGCAGCCGGTCATGGACGCCGTGCGCACCGTCGTGGTCGAGTTCAACCGCTTCGATCCCGCGCAGGTGCCGTGGCATCGCAAGCGGATGGAGCTGATCCTGAAAGTACCCGCGCTGCAAGCGCATTCGACATTGCGCTATCGGGAGTGGCGCGATGTGGTGGCCGAGTTCGCCGCCGCCCGGCTGGGCGTGGCGGCGAACGAGCTGCGCCCGCAGGTGATTTCGCACTGTGCGCTGGGCGTCGCCGTGGCCGGTTACGAACACTGGCTCGACCGCCCCGGCGAGGATCTGGCCGACGTACTCGACCGCGCGATGAGCGGCCTGAACTCGGGATTCGCGCTCTGA
- the mftA gene encoding mycofactocin precursor MftA (Mycofactocin is a small molecule electron carrier derived from the final two amino acids, Val-Tyr, of MftA, the mycofactocin precursor. It plays a role in redox homeostasis and the metabolism of alcohols and aldehydes in Actinobacteria, including Mycobacterium tuberculosis.), translated as MNESVTSQTVVSDDAALVEDDLLVEEVSIDGMCGVY; from the coding sequence ATGAACGAATCCGTCACCAGCCAGACAGTAGTCTCCGACGACGCCGCGCTGGTCGAGGACGACCTGCTCGTCGAGGAGGTCTCGATCGATGGCATGTGCGGTGTCTACTGA
- the mftB gene encoding mycofactocin biosynthesis chaperone MftB (MftB, a small protein, is a peptide chaperone that assists the radical SAM enzyme MftC in performing two modifications to the C-terminal Val-Tyr dipeptide of the mycofactocin precursor peptide, MftA. MftB's role is analogous to the role of PqqD in the biosynthesis of PQQ, a cofactor that derives entirely from a Tyr and a Glu in the precursor PqqA.) — MSTDAFDPAGSYALAPSISLRPEPFGALVYDFTTRRLSFLKTPQLVTVVRELENQPDAAAALAAAGVPDDQHGRYLTALAGLLDAGTIQPRTDEQDPR, encoded by the coding sequence GTGTCTACTGACGCCTTCGATCCGGCCGGTTCCTACGCGCTCGCGCCCTCGATCTCGCTACGGCCGGAGCCCTTCGGGGCGCTGGTCTACGACTTCACCACCCGCCGCCTGTCGTTTCTGAAGACGCCGCAGCTGGTGACCGTGGTGCGAGAGCTGGAGAACCAACCCGACGCGGCCGCCGCCCTGGCGGCCGCGGGGGTGCCGGACGACCAACACGGCCGCTACCTGACCGCGCTGGCCGGCCTGCTCGACGCCGGCACCATCCAGCCGCGCACCGACGAACAGGATCCCCGATGA
- the mftC gene encoding mycofactocin radical SAM maturase (MftC is a radical SAM/SPASM enzyme that catalyzes the first two steps in biosynthesis of the electron carrier mycofactocin from the terminal Val-Tyr dipeptide of the precursor peptide MftA.) gives MKLVEHFKHGLDAPICLTWELTYACNLACEHCLSSSGRRDPRELSTEECKAFIDDLERMQVFYVNIGGGEPTVRSDFWELLDYAVAHHVGVKFSTNGIRLTPERARKLAATDYVDVQISIDGATAEVNDAVRGPGSFDTAMRAMQNLADAGFENFKISVVMTRHNVDQLDEFKAIADRFGAQLRITRLRPSGRGADVWSELHPTTDQQLTIYDWLVANGEGVLTGDSFFHLNALGSTPLAGLNLCGAGRVVCLVDPVGDVYACPFAIHDEFLAGNVRDTGGFETVWRASELFDRLRQPQTGGACASCSAYDACQGGCMAAKFFTGLPLDGPDPECVRGNGELALSTAGARPQPDKDHSRSTAASRKSDTAASRKSGTAPRRAVALGMPAAPGRTTAPDRACDTSPLAGLR, from the coding sequence ATGAAACTCGTCGAACACTTCAAACACGGCCTGGACGCGCCGATCTGCCTGACCTGGGAACTCACCTACGCGTGCAACCTGGCCTGCGAGCACTGCCTGTCCTCGTCGGGCCGCCGCGACCCGCGCGAGCTGTCGACCGAGGAATGCAAGGCGTTCATCGACGACCTCGAGCGCATGCAGGTCTTCTACGTCAACATCGGCGGCGGCGAACCCACCGTCCGCAGCGACTTCTGGGAGCTGCTCGACTACGCCGTCGCCCACCACGTCGGAGTCAAGTTCTCCACCAACGGAATCCGGCTCACCCCCGAACGGGCCCGCAAGCTGGCCGCCACCGACTACGTCGACGTGCAGATCTCCATCGACGGCGCCACCGCCGAGGTGAACGACGCCGTCCGCGGACCCGGCTCGTTCGACACCGCGATGCGCGCCATGCAGAACCTCGCCGACGCCGGCTTCGAGAACTTCAAGATTTCGGTCGTGATGACCCGGCACAACGTCGATCAGCTCGACGAGTTCAAGGCCATCGCCGACCGCTTCGGCGCGCAGCTGCGCATCACCCGGCTGCGCCCGTCCGGCCGCGGCGCCGACGTCTGGTCCGAGCTGCACCCGACCACCGACCAGCAGCTGACGATCTACGACTGGCTGGTCGCCAACGGCGAGGGCGTGCTGACCGGCGACTCGTTCTTCCACCTCAACGCGCTGGGCTCCACTCCCCTGGCCGGGCTGAACCTGTGCGGCGCCGGGCGGGTGGTGTGCCTGGTCGACCCGGTCGGCGACGTCTACGCCTGCCCGTTCGCCATCCACGACGAGTTCCTCGCCGGGAACGTGCGTGACACCGGCGGCTTCGAAACCGTCTGGCGCGCATCGGAGTTGTTCGACCGGCTGCGGCAGCCGCAGACCGGCGGCGCCTGCGCCTCCTGCTCGGCCTACGACGCCTGTCAGGGTGGCTGCATGGCCGCGAAATTCTTCACCGGCCTCCCCCTCGACGGTCCCGACCCCGAATGTGTGCGCGGCAACGGCGAACTCGCGCTCAGCACCGCCGGCGCCCGCCCCCAGCCGGACAAGGACCACTCCCGCTCCACCGCGGCGAGCCGCAAATCCGACACCGCGGCGAGCCGCAAATCCGGCACCGCGCCGCGCCGCGCGGTCGCGCTGGGCATGCCCGCGGCGCCCGGCCGCACCACCGCCCCGGACCGCGCCTGCGACACCAGCCCGCTCGCCGGGCTGCGCTGA
- the mftD gene encoding pre-mycofactocin synthase MftD (MftD, an enzyme found in the mycofactocin biosynthesis locus, performs an oxidative deamination of 3-amino-5-[(p-hydroxyphenyl)methyl]-4,4-dimethyl-2-pyrrolidinone (AHDP). The resulting compound, now called pre-mycofactocin (PMFT), is a biologically active redox cofactor that can oxidize the non-exchangeable NADH of TIGR03971 family SDR-type oxidoreductases.), whose amino-acid sequence MASTRDWFESVAEAQRRAKKRVPKAVYLALLAGSEAGATLDDNAAAFAELGLRPHIADLPATRDLSTTVLGQELSMPVICSPTGVQAVDPDGEVGVARGAAMSGTALGLSSFGSKPIEDVVAANEKTFFQVYWLGDKDAMLARLERARAGGAKGLIVTLDWVFATARDWGSPALPERIDVKTAAKFAPQVMLRPGWFLRYARTGKLPDLTTPNLVPRGEQGPTFFGAYGEWMGTPPPTWDDLAWLRQQWDGPFLLKGIGRPDDAKRAVDIGATALSVSNHGGNNLDTTPATIRMLPSVAGAVGDQIEVLLDGGVRRGGDVVKALALGAKAVMIGRPYLWGMAAAGDRGVHNVLEVLRQGIDSALYGLGRASVHDLTPEDVLVPDGFTRGM is encoded by the coding sequence ATGGCAAGTACACGTGACTGGTTCGAATCGGTCGCCGAGGCACAGCGGCGTGCGAAGAAGCGCGTCCCGAAGGCGGTGTATCTGGCCCTGCTGGCCGGATCGGAGGCCGGCGCGACGCTCGACGACAATGCCGCCGCCTTCGCCGAACTCGGGCTGCGGCCGCATATCGCCGATCTGCCCGCGACCCGGGATCTGTCGACCACCGTTCTGGGGCAAGAGCTTTCGATGCCGGTGATCTGCTCGCCCACGGGCGTGCAGGCCGTCGACCCGGACGGCGAGGTCGGGGTGGCGCGCGGCGCGGCGATGTCGGGCACCGCGCTGGGGTTGTCGTCGTTCGGGTCCAAGCCGATCGAGGACGTCGTCGCCGCCAACGAGAAGACCTTCTTCCAGGTCTACTGGCTCGGCGACAAGGACGCCATGCTCGCCCGGCTGGAGCGGGCCCGCGCCGGCGGCGCGAAGGGCCTGATCGTCACGCTCGACTGGGTTTTCGCCACCGCCCGCGACTGGGGCAGCCCCGCGCTGCCCGAACGCATCGATGTGAAGACCGCGGCGAAGTTCGCGCCGCAGGTCATGCTCCGGCCCGGCTGGTTCCTGCGCTACGCCCGCACCGGGAAGCTGCCGGATCTGACCACCCCGAACCTCGTGCCCCGGGGCGAGCAGGGGCCGACGTTCTTCGGCGCCTACGGCGAATGGATGGGCACCCCGCCGCCCACCTGGGACGATCTGGCCTGGCTGCGGCAGCAGTGGGACGGGCCGTTCCTGCTCAAGGGAATCGGCCGCCCCGACGACGCCAAGCGGGCCGTCGATATCGGCGCCACCGCCCTCTCGGTATCCAATCACGGTGGTAACAACCTCGATACGACCCCGGCCACGATCCGCATGCTGCCCAGCGTCGCGGGCGCGGTCGGCGACCAGATCGAGGTTTTGCTCGACGGTGGTGTCCGACGCGGCGGCGACGTGGTCAAGGCGCTCGCGCTCGGCGCCAAGGCCGTCATGATCGGCCGGCCCTACCTGTGGGGTATGGCCGCCGCCGGTGATCGCGGCGTGCACAACGTCCTGGAGGTGCTGCGCCAGGGCATCGACTCGGCCCTCTACGGGCTGGGCCGCGCGTCGGTGCACGATCTGACGCCCGAGGACGTCCTGGTGCCGGACGGTTTCACCCGGGGCATGTGA
- a CDS encoding mycofactocin-coupled SDR family oxidoreductase, with protein sequence MDGGPVAVVTGAARGIGAATVHRLAATGWRVVAVDLCRDDPDLGYPLGTRAQLTSVAAPYGGAVVDVVADVRDAESLGAAVALAHDTFGGLDAAVAAAAVMTGGRPLWETTTADWAPMFDIGVHGMANLARAAIPVMLRRPEPRTGRFVGVASAAAHHGMWHLSGYNSAKHAVVGLIKGLAHDLRGTGITATAVSPGSTRTDLLAETARLYDLADADEFAEHQLLDRILEPEEVAAAITWLCSPESAAVTGTVVQADGGFLS encoded by the coding sequence ATGGACGGCGGACCGGTCGCGGTGGTCACCGGCGCGGCGCGCGGCATCGGCGCCGCCACGGTGCACCGGCTCGCCGCCACGGGATGGCGGGTGGTCGCCGTCGACCTCTGCCGCGACGACCCGGACCTCGGCTACCCGCTCGGCACCCGGGCGCAACTGACATCGGTCGCCGCACCGTACGGCGGCGCGGTCGTCGATGTCGTCGCCGACGTCCGGGATGCCGAAAGCCTCGGTGCGGCAGTGGCTCTCGCCCATGACACCTTCGGCGGACTGGACGCCGCGGTGGCGGCCGCCGCGGTGATGACCGGCGGCCGGCCGCTGTGGGAGACCACCACGGCCGACTGGGCGCCGATGTTCGATATCGGCGTGCACGGCATGGCCAACCTCGCGCGCGCCGCGATCCCGGTCATGCTGCGCCGGCCGGAACCGCGCACCGGCCGCTTCGTCGGGGTGGCCTCGGCCGCCGCACACCACGGCATGTGGCACCTGTCCGGCTACAACTCCGCCAAACACGCGGTGGTCGGCCTGATCAAGGGCCTGGCCCACGACCTGCGCGGCACCGGAATCACCGCCACGGCGGTCTCCCCGGGTTCCACCCGTACCGACCTGCTGGCCGAAACCGCCCGCCTCTACGACCTCGCCGACGCCGACGAATTCGCCGAACACCAACTGCTGGACCGCATTCTCGAACCCGAGGAGGTAGCGGCCGCCATAACCTGGCTGTGCTCCCCCGAATCCGCCGCCGTGACCGGCACCGTCGTCCAGGCCGACGGCGGGTTCCTGTCATGA